The genomic segment TGATCCTTATACTGCATTATTAATTTAACAGCATGCTCCAATGGTACGTTAACGTAGAGTACGTCACCCTCCTTAATGTGCCTACCAACAATTACATTACCCTCTATTGAAATCGCCACACTCATACCCTTCTTAGCCACTTGAATCGGCTTACCCTTATCCTGAATCTGCATTATGACGCCGACCTCCTTCCCATTAGCCTTAACCAACCTGTAACCTGGCTTAATTAAACCACCCAACACCTCAACACCCACTATTGCTGGGTCACTTCTCCTGAATACGTAGCCTGGTATTATGGCTATTTTACCTGGCCTAACGTACTTACTTAACTCACTCTCAATAAGCCTACTCTTCTCCTCGTTAAACCACTTGGTGAATTCCTCAACAAGCCTGTAAAGGATATTGTTTTGGAATATTGTAACTAATTGAACCTTAGCCTCCTCCTCAACCTCCTTAGGGACCTTAACGTTAAACGCCAGTACTACACCATATAGTGGATTCTTCCTCCTAACCACTGAGGCATCTATAATATCCCTCCTTGTTACTGGGCCAATATCAGCCTTCCTAACAGGTATTCCCTGTGACCTTAGGTAAAGCACCATGGCCTCAAGCGTACCTAGTGTGTCTGCCTTAGCCACAACACCTATTTGATCAGTTTCAATTTTAACTGATGCAGCATCCTTAACAACCTCATCAATGTACGGCTTAGGATCACCCTGAACCACGTACACTGATGAACCTGGCACAACATCATCCAACCCATCCGCAATCACCTTAACCCCAGCCGCTGCCTCAACCTCATTAATATGCATGTACTTATCCTCCGGGTCCCTCATTTCATCAAGCGGCTTAGGCATCACCATCATTCTAATCCTAGTAACCACAGGGCCGTTAAGGCCCATGGCCACTATGGTGTCTCCCTTCCTCATGACACCATCGTAGAGGACCACATCCATTGTGGTTCCAAGCCCCTTCTCCTCCTTAACCTCCATTACAACACCCTTACCTGGACCACCAACTAACCTTAACCTATCTTTAACCAGTCTTTGGGTTAAACCAGCCATTAGAACCAGTAAATCCGGGATACCCTCACCTGTCACTGCACTGGTGGGCACTATGGGTACTTGCCTACTGAAGTCAGTTATCCTATCAAACCTCTCAGCCTCAAAGCCCTGCTTATTAAAATCCATTATTATATTGGCTAAAGCCTCCTCAAGCCTACCCTGGGTCTCCTCATCCTGGGCATTATAGGAGTCTAGTATTGAGGCATTGGGTATTGGCTTCCACCCATATATCCTATCAACCTTATTAGCCGCCACAACGAAGGGTATATTCCTACTCTTAAGCAGTATTAGGCTCTCATAAGTCTGCTCCTCAAAACCCCTAGTTAGGTCGATTACAAGTATGGCTAAGTCAGCCACTGAACCACCCCTACGCCTAAGGTTAGAGAAGGCTGCGTGACCTGGGGTATCAACCATTAGGAAGCCCTTAACCCAAACCTTACCCTTCAACCTATACCTCTCAATAACTGGGGCAGCGTACTTCTCAATGATAGGCCAAGGCAAGTAGGATAAGCCAATGTGCTGGGTAATCATACCTGGCTCCCTGTAGGCTACCATGGTGTTCCTAATCTTATCCAACAGTAATGTCTTCCCAACGTCCACATGCCCAACAACAACCACTATGGGTGCCCTATAATTCTCAGACATGGTATCAGAAGTAAGGGTTAATCCTATTTAATAAGCTTTTCACAAAAGGTTACTCGGTAGGGGGAATGCTCGAGTTCTTGAAAGCTTGATGGGATTCATACCAGTTGATAAATGTATAGTGAGTTTACCAGCAACTGCGTTTAACTTAAGTAGCATTGGAGTCCTTAGGACAGTATCCATCATGGGCCCCGGCTAAATAATAATTGGTTTTTCACGAATCCAAGTTAACTTTTAATACTATGAGCGCCTACATGAGGGTAATTTAGAATACTGTGAATAAGGTCATTAAGCTTCTCTCTAAGCGAGGATACTTGACTAGTTTTAATACGAGGAGGATAATGAGTAAACTTGTTTAAGCCTGTACTTCCCTATACCCAGCCTCCTTAGTTATGGTTATGACGTCAACACCCTCTCCACTTCCTGGGTCATGAAGCATCGCCGCTCTAACCGCCCTGGTGGCTAGCTTAACAGCATCATCAAGGCTCATGTCATCCCTATAACCATCCTCAAGCACACCGAAGGCCGTTGGTGAACCACTGCCCGTTGACATGAAGCGTTCCTCCCTTGTGAAGCTACCGTACCAGTCAACCGCATATAGGACCGGCCCCTCCTCATTATCCACTCCACCTATTATCATGTGGGCTATGTATATCATCGGCCTGCTGTAGAACATGACTACTGAGGCATAGTTAGCTAGCGTCTTAATTGGTACTGGGGCTTGGTGCGTTATCCTATAGTTCATTGCTAAGTGGGTTAATTCATTTAGTATCATTTGTACATCAGCCACTGCCCCACTCATTGTTGCTGCCGCGTGGTTATCAATCTTCCATATCTTCCTACCCTTCCTATGAGCTATGTAGTAGCCTGCGGTAACCCTCCTGTCAGTGGCTAATACAACACCCTCCTTAGTAACCACACCCACTGTTGTTGTTCCAGTTAATAGGACCTTTGGATCATTATGAATCCTACTCACTGGAACCACCCTGAGTCTGCTGAATCTGCTGCGGCTGTTGTGCAGCCGCCTGTGCCTGTTGAGCCTCCTCCTGAGTAGCCTGTGGTTGCTGGGTTTGCTGCTCCTCCCTTGATACCTCAAGTTCCTCCACGTACACTATCTTCTTGACGTCAGTGAACCTCTGGGCTAATTCCTCAGCTATCCTGAACTTAACGGTGCCGATGCCCTCAATGAATAGCACCTCTGAGGGTAGCTTTATGGTTACTTGACCATTCTCATGCTTAGCCTCAACCCTACTCATGTCTAACCTAGGTAAGTACTGTCTAACTATCTCCTT from the Caldivirga maquilingensis IC-167 genome contains:
- a CDS encoding proteasome subunit beta; amino-acid sequence: MSRIHNDPKVLLTGTTTVGVVTKEGVVLATDRRVTAGYYIAHRKGRKIWKIDNHAAATMSGAVADVQMILNELTHLAMNYRITHQAPVPIKTLANYASVVMFYSRPMIYIAHMIIGGVDNEEGPVLYAVDWYGSFTREERFMSTGSGSPTAFGVLEDGYRDDMSLDDAVKLATRAVRAAMLHDPGSGEGVDVITITKEAGYREVQA
- the infB gene encoding translation initiation factor IF-2, which gives rise to MSENYRAPIVVVVGHVDVGKTLLLDKIRNTMVAYREPGMITQHIGLSYLPWPIIEKYAAPVIERYRLKGKVWVKGFLMVDTPGHAAFSNLRRRGGSVADLAILVIDLTRGFEEQTYESLILLKSRNIPFVVAANKVDRIYGWKPIPNASILDSYNAQDEETQGRLEEALANIIMDFNKQGFEAERFDRITDFSRQVPIVPTSAVTGEGIPDLLVLMAGLTQRLVKDRLRLVGGPGKGVVMEVKEEKGLGTTMDVVLYDGVMRKGDTIVAMGLNGPVVTRIRMMVMPKPLDEMRDPEDKYMHINEVEAAAGVKVIADGLDDVVPGSSVYVVQGDPKPYIDEVVKDAASVKIETDQIGVVAKADTLGTLEAMVLYLRSQGIPVRKADIGPVTRRDIIDASVVRRKNPLYGVVLAFNVKVPKEVEEEAKVQLVTIFQNNILYRLVEEFTKWFNEEKSRLIESELSKYVRPGKIAIIPGYVFRRSDPAIVGVEVLGGLIKPGYRLVKANGKEVGVIMQIQDKGKPIQVAKKGMSVAISIEGNVIVGRHIKEGDVLYVNVPLEHAVKLIMQYKDHLSSDEVEVLEEFMKLRSTWKAQAQ